AGCCGATTCGATCTCCATCGCGAAGCAAAAAATCGGGCTGCGAAGAGACATGCTTTGGGGCCATCTTTATCGGTTTTGAGGCTTCGTCAACATTGAGGGATTTGTCGCCTCTGAGAATTTGCGCTTCACGGTCGGACATGTAGACGGGAACGTCTGGCAACTCGTTCTTAAGTACATCAAGCGAGCCAACATGGTCGGGATGGGCGTGTGTGATCAGAATTCGATTGACCCTCTTTCCGATCCGCCTAACAGCAAGCCCAATTTCTTTATGGCAAAAAGACAAGCCGGCATCGATCAGGGTTAAGCCATCCTTTTCCTCTACCAAGTAGCAATTGAAAGGGAAGAAATAAGGTAAGAACGTAAGCTGGTGCAGCGTTCTCCATTGTGTCATTTTCACACTTATCCACTCCGATCTAGAAAATAGTAGGTAACAGTGCAATGAATACCCATCTATCGTAACATACCAACCGGTTGGTTTTCAAATAAAAGGAAATTGGTACGGATTCGAACATCTCCCTAAGCTCCATAAAAAGAAGCTTCACTTGTGTGAGGCTTCAGACTGTTAAAAAACTGGAATGAAGAGATCAGTAAGACTTTTATTAAGCTCCTGCAGTGAACCTCTGGTGGATTCAGTCAGCGCACAGCTAGCTTGCGAAGCTACGTTTACCTACACAGGATTAACCGCAAATATGGAATGAACATTGCCCTCTGGATCGCCAAAGAAGCCAGTAGTATGCCCCCAAGACTTGATTTGTGGAGCTGTGACGTCAATAGCTCCCTTCGAAACGAATTGTTCATACAAAGCGTATACTTGATCCGGCGAATCACATTGAAAGTTTAACTCGACCGCTTGTCCTTTTCGACTTTCCCTGAAAGATGAATATCCGCTAGTATTCTCCGCCATAAGCGATTTAGAGCAGATTGCCAGTCTTACTCCTGTATGACCGCTGAATTCAACATAATGCTCTTCCTCAATAACGATAGTAAATCCCAAAACATCTTGATAAAACCTGGCCAGTCGAGCAACATCATCTGCTAATAATGTAATTCCTTCTAATTTTACAAGCTGCATGGTTGGATCACCTCTCTCAAGTTCAGCCTTTTTTAATAAGTGCTACACACATGATAACATCACACACATGCATGTAGCTGTCAATAATAGCTTTCAAACGTAAATATCACATCGTCTATCCTTGGGTCCTCTCGACAAAAGAAGTGAATTCAGCCACTTGACATTTTGTGGAAAACAAATTAGTATTAACTTATTGAATGAATGATTCATTCATTTACTAGAGGAGAGTGATTTTTATGGAAAGCAAGATAAATGCCAACTGGACGGTAAAAGGTAAGTATGTTATCATCACCGGAGCAACGAGCGGAATCGGACTCGCAGCAGCCAACGAGCTTGCTATTCGCGGCGCTCATATGGGTATTGTTGCTCGTAACGAACACAAAGCGAAAGAGCTGGCGGCTCATCTCAGAGCTTCGTCCAAGGAGCCGATAACGGTGGACGTATTCGTTGCAGATATGGCATCACAGTCATCCATCCGACGAGTCGCAGCTCAGATACTGGAAAAGTGGCCGCGGATTGACATCTTGATCAACAACGCCGGTGCCATGTTCGTTAAGAGGATCCTGACTGAGGATGGAATCGAGATGACTTGGGCCGTGAATCATTTGGGCCCCTTCCTATTGACGAACTTATTACTGCAACGACTGATGGAATCTGGAAATGCTCGGATTATCACCACAGCTTCTCATGGACACAAGATGGCAGGCAAGGGGATTCGATTTGAGGATTTAGACGCGAAAAAACGTTTAAGTCCGATGGGTATTATGTTAGGCGGTCCTAACTTTCGATATGGCGAAACTAAACTCGCCAACATTTTGTTCACGACCGAGCTGGGTAATCGTTTGGCAGGCAGCGGGGTTAGGGTCGCTGCTTTTGACCCGGGATTGGTTGCAACGAATTTCAATCAAGACAACGGTTGGATGGCTCGCCTGACAATGTCTGTCATGAAACGATTCTCCCGAACTCCCGAACAGGGAGCGGAGACCCTTGTCTGGCTTGCGGATTCGAATGCGATGTTGGAACAAGCCAATGCAAGCTATTATAAAGACAGCCACGCCGAAATTCCATCCGCAGCCGCCCTCGACAAGGCCGCCGCTGCTCGTCTTTGGGATGTAAGCGAGACGCAAGTCGGAGAAACATTTTTTTCTTGAGCGAGGAGTGTTTAATCAACCTATGAATACGTTAAGGACATCTATGTCGGAATCAGTAGATGAGCGCAGAGAACAAATAAAACGAGCGGCGCTTAAGGTCTTCGCCAAGCAGGGACTTACCGGTGCGAAAATGAGTTCAATTGCTGCTGAAGCCGGAATTAGTCAAGGGCTGTCGTATCGCTATTTTTCTTCTAAAGAGGAGATTTTCACGATGCTCGTACAGGAGGCATTAGAAGAAGCACAGAGCGCAATTCAGGACTTGCAGAATCTGCCCGGATCGCCTAAGGATAAGTTGAAAGCTTTTACGCAGCGAATGTTGGATGAAAGCCAAAAAGCGCACTTCATGCTGATCCAAGTAGCCATGACATCCGAAGACATCCCCGCTCAGGCGAAGGAGTGGTTAACCCGCTATTCCGCCATTGACACGATAGGTCAATTTGTTCCATTATTTAAACAAGGCCAGGAAATCGGTGAATTTGTTGAAGGTGAACCCCAACGCTTGCTGTTCCTGTATTTTTCCGTCGTTACAGGGTTAATGCTTCAAGACACGCCTGCTTCCCCGGGTTATTGGATGAAAGAGGTCGATATGCTGTTAAAGATCATAGCAAAAGAAGAAACATAGAAGCCATGGCAGCGATAAAGTCGCACTGCTAACCTACTATGATTGGACTTCCGCGTTTCATTGTATGCTTCCGCGAAATCAAACGCCGCCCAACAAGCGGGCGGCGCTCCGAAATCGTCATTCTACTCTTCTATACTAGCTTGCTGCAATTCCGCAATCTTAACCTTCTTCATCTTCATGAATGCCCTCGTAACACGATCACGTTGTGCTGGCGTTCCTTTGCTCATTATATCCATTATTACCGATGAAGTAACTTGCCATGAAACACCATATTTGTCTTTCAGCCACCCACACTGCTCAGCCTCTGGGTAATAGGAAAGCTTATCCCAATAGTAATCAATCTCTTCCTGCGTCTCGCACTGAATGAGCAAGGAAATTGCTTCATTGAATTGAAACTTGTGCTCATACGCACTATCCATGGCCGCGAACCAGATGTTCTCCAGCATGAAATCAGTGAACATAACCGTTCCCTCCTGATCCGGTCCTGGTCCTGAGCCATACCGAAGAAGAGTTCCGGGCTTCGCATTTCGAAAAATCGACAGGTAGAACTCGCGTGCCTCCTCCGCCTTCCCGCAATTGTCACCGATGAACATAAGGTAGGGAATGATT
This genomic window from Paenibacillus hexagrammi contains:
- a CDS encoding MBL fold metallo-hydrolase, with the translated sequence MKMTQWRTLHQLTFLPYFFPFNCYLVEEKDGLTLIDAGLSFCHKEIGLAVRRIGKRVNRILITHAHPDHVGSLDVLKNELPDVPVYMSDREAQILRGDKSLNVDEASKPIKMAPKHVSSQPDFLLRDGDRIGSLIAYSAPGHSPGSMAFFDTRNNSLIAGDAFQLLGGIAVSGLIKPLFPFLALGTWDAKTALASAKKLLMLQPELLAVGHGRMLAQPLQAMDKAIKEAEKKFNTA
- a CDS encoding VOC family protein; the protein is MQLVKLEGITLLADDVARLARFYQDVLGFTIVIEEEHYVEFSGHTGVRLAICSKSLMAENTSGYSSFRESRKGQAVELNFQCDSPDQVYALYEQFVSKGAIDVTAPQIKSWGHTTGFFGDPEGNVHSIFAVNPV
- a CDS encoding SDR family NAD(P)-dependent oxidoreductase; the encoded protein is MESKINANWTVKGKYVIITGATSGIGLAAANELAIRGAHMGIVARNEHKAKELAAHLRASSKEPITVDVFVADMASQSSIRRVAAQILEKWPRIDILINNAGAMFVKRILTEDGIEMTWAVNHLGPFLLTNLLLQRLMESGNARIITTASHGHKMAGKGIRFEDLDAKKRLSPMGIMLGGPNFRYGETKLANILFTTELGNRLAGSGVRVAAFDPGLVATNFNQDNGWMARLTMSVMKRFSRTPEQGAETLVWLADSNAMLEQANASYYKDSHAEIPSAAALDKAAAARLWDVSETQVGETFFS
- a CDS encoding TetR/AcrR family transcriptional regulator → MNTLRTSMSESVDERREQIKRAALKVFAKQGLTGAKMSSIAAEAGISQGLSYRYFSSKEEIFTMLVQEALEEAQSAIQDLQNLPGSPKDKLKAFTQRMLDESQKAHFMLIQVAMTSEDIPAQAKEWLTRYSAIDTIGQFVPLFKQGQEIGEFVEGEPQRLLFLYFSVVTGLMLQDTPASPGYWMKEVDMLLKIIAKEET
- a CDS encoding VOC family protein, yielding MNDARNSVKQPITTHLWFDQHAKEAAEFYCSVFPNSKIISTATLQDTPSGDCDVVSFHLWGHPFMAISAGPHFTFNPAISFIVNFDPSREKNANDMIDEMWNKLSEEGIALMALGEYSFSKRFGWIQDKYGVSWQLMLTNPEGEPRPAIIPYLMFIGDNCGKAEEAREFYLSIFRNAKPGTLLRYGSGPGPDQEGTVMFTDFMLENIWFAAMDSAYEHKFQFNEAISLLIQCETQEEIDYYWDKLSYYPEAEQCGWLKDKYGVSWQVTSSVIMDIMSKGTPAQRDRVTRAFMKMKKVKIAELQQASIEE